Genomic window (Neorickettsia findlayensis):
TCCTATAAGGGCTTCTAAAACATTCTCTAGATTGCTTATCTTCTCACGTCCACCACAGGCTTCCTCGGAATTTGAAAGGTAAATGTAACTACCCAAATTCATCTGGCGAGCAAGCATCGCGAGAGTGTTCTTACAAACAAGTGCACTCTGTCTTTGAGAGAGTCTACCTTCAGGATCACCGGGGAAAAGAGAGTAGAGCATCGAAGCAACAACCAAATTTAGCACTGCATCTCCAAGAAATTCTAATCTCTCGTAAGACGGACATTTTTCAACACTTGGATGCGTTAAAGCCTCGATAAGTAACTCTTTATTTCTAAAATGTACTCCAATTGAAGATTGCAGTTCTTCTAGTTCCATAGAGCGTCTACTTCATAATATTCCCTGACATCATCCTTGAAGATATGTACTATCACTTCACCCATGTCGATAAGCACCCAGTTACCTAAGTCGTAGCCTTCGGTCTTCACAGATATTCCTTTTTCTTTGCTTAGCTTCACGACAAAGTCAGCCAGAGTTTTTACATGCTTGTGTGAATCAGAAGAAGCAACAACCATGCAACCTGTTATACCTCTTCCACCATAAATCTTAATATCTCTCCCCTTATGGACAGACAAACTTTCCAGGATTAAAGAAACTATTTGGGATTCCATTCTTGTATACGTAGAGAGGGTACTAATCATTTTACAGAAAGCTGTCACAATGCGAAACCCTGAAAAACTTATTCATTCAGGAGTGATTCTGACTGATGAGATTCCTGGTAACATAAAAGTATTGATAATTGGACGATCGTGGAACATATTCCACTGATCCATGCATCTGTTCGCCGTCGAGGAGATAACTTCCACTACCCGGAATTGAGCGAGTAAAATTCGAGGTCCCTATGCAGGTTTCTGTGTATAAATTGAATTACGCTGTTAGTGTTAACATACTACGCATAGCACCGTCCTGTTCAATTTATGCGCGATTTACAATACTGAAAACCAAGAGCTAGTACAAAAACAATTT
Coding sequences:
- the rsfS gene encoding ribosome silencing factor; the encoded protein is MESQIVSLILESLSVHKGRDIKIYGGRGITGCMVVASSDSHKHVKTLADFVVKLSKEKGISVKTEGYDLGNWVLIDMGEVIVHIFKDDVREYYEVDALWN
- the rnc gene encoding ribonuclease III — translated: MELEELQSSIGVHFRNKELLIEALTHPSVEKCPSYERLEFLGDAVLNLVVASMLYSLFPGDPEGRLSQRQSALVCKNTLAMLARQMNLGSYIYLSNSEEACGGREKISNLENVLEALIGAIFLEAGFETAACFIEKHWYGLAVQSDSIKANPKSALQELLQAKGMKPPTYSIINKLGPAHSPIFEVEICADGKRNTATGTSKKAAEENAAKQMLEDLTAETR